TTACAAACCTGCTTTCCCCGGACAGACCAGGATCGCCGGTGTGAAAACAAAAACTCCCTGGGAGTTCAAAGTGATCACTTCCGGATTATCGAATCCCTGGGGAATAGCCGAACTGCCCGATGGCCGCTTCCTCGTTACCGAAAAAGCCGGCACTATGCGGATCGTAAGCAAGGACGGAAAGGTGAGCGATAAGATCAATGGCGCACCTGCCGTGAATGCCAATGGTCAGGGCGGCCTGCTCGGACTTACCCTGGATCCTGCTTTCAGCAAGAACAGGATGGTGTATTGGGTATACTCTGAAAAAACTGCTGATGGTAATCTAACGGCGGTGGCTAAGGGAAAACTGTCGGACGATGGAGCATCCCTCCAGAATCCAGTGGTGATCTACCGCGCCACGCCTGCTCATAACAGTTCACTTCACTATGGCGGCAGGATCCTGTTCGACAAGAACGGTTACCTGATGGTGAGCACCGGCGAACGTTCAGATAAGGAGACCAGGCCCCTGGCGCAAAGCCTGCAGGCAGGTCTGGGCAAGATCGTCCGCATCACAACCGATGGTAAGCCTGCTCCCGGCAATCCATTCCTCAAGGATAAGAATGCAAGGCCCGAGATCTGGTCGTATGGCCACCGCAATGTGCAGGGACTGGCCTGGCATCCCGTTACCGGTGATCTCTGGGAGAATGAATTCGGACCAAGGGGAGGAGATGAGCTCAACCGTATCGAGCCAGGGAAGAATTACGGCTGGCCCAGCATTACTTACGGTATCGAATATGCGGGACCGAAGATCAGCGATGGCGCTACACAGAAAGAAGGATTGGAACAACCCGTTTATTACTGGGATCCCGTACTCTCTCCGAGTGGTATGGCATTCTATTCCGGCGATGCCATCCCGGAATGGAAAAACAATTTGTTCATCGGTGGTTTGAGTTCAATGCACATCGCAAGGTTAGTGATCGAGAACAATAAAGTAGTTGGTGAAGAAAGATTATTGTCCGGAGAGAAAGAAAGGTTCAGAGATGTATTCAATGCATCCGATGGCGCATTGTATGCTGTTACTGATGGTGGAAAAATGTACAGGATCGGAAAGAAGAATTAGCAACTAATAATAACGATCGATTTTTTTTGAAAAAAAGCGCCGGATGTTTTGTTAATATCCGGCGCTTCTTTATTTTCGCGTCCCGATCACAACAAAGGGAGTTTAGCTCAGCTGGTTCAGAGCATCTGCCTTACAAGCAGAGGGTCGGCGGTTCGAACCCGTCAACTCCCACACTTCAGGAAGCCTCGCAAATTGCGGGGCTTTTTGTTAGTCCGAGAAAACCACCTCCTTCAGTGTATATTTACTCAACAACTTTAGGCATATGAGTTCAGTTGATCATAATAATAAACACTCTCCGGATGGCGTTACCTCATCTTTGCAGGACGAAATAATCAGGATTGCTACTCTAAGACTAGGGCACCCACTTTCCCCCGAATTAATCAGTATGGTGCGAATAAATAGATGGGGCTACATGGGGCTTGAATCCATCATCGATACTATCAAATTTATTGAAGTAGATGAGATTGAAAATTACTTATATGGCTTGAAGTAGCCTAGTGAAGACTTGTTTAATAGAAAAACAAGAATGATTAATAGTCCAATGGGTTCCTGCTAGTGTGCCTCATACGTACAATCCGGATGTTCTTTTCTGTTACTTTATAAGAAATTCGGTATCGATGGAGTTCAAAAGCCCGCCAGCTACCATCATTGTTCTTTTTGAATTTATCGAGATGATGTCGTTCAGGGTGCTGAACCAAAATGAGCGTTGCGTCGACGATCTCATTAATTACTGCCTGTGCGGCCTGGGGGGAATCTGTAGCTATATATTCAAAAGCTTGCCGAAGTGCGTTTTTAGCGCTTTGGCTCCATAACACTACCATTTTTTCATCTCATTTTTCAATTGCTCTGCTGTTGTAAATTTTCCTTGCTCTACTTCACTATTACCTGTTTCCAAATCGCTATTGTATTCCTCCAGAGTCTGTGCGGTTTCCCCTTTCGTTTTGTAATTGATGCCCATCAACTTAAGAGTACGGAGTAACCAGTCTCTCTTTACATTATCCTGCTCGTCAAAATTGATAATTAATTCCATATGCTATACTGTTCAATGTTCAAATTTACAGAAAAAACCGGGTGTTTGGAATAGGATCAATAATTCTCAGATTAGTATCACAAAACATGCTAAAAATTGATTATGAACAATTTATACTCTTGCATACACGAAGCTAGCTTTCGCAAACTGTAATTATGAGTTTTAGTTGTTATTGCATCCTTATAAAAATCATACAGTTGTTCTATTTCAAAAGGCCAATAATTGGTTCGACAATTCTCCGGCAGACTCCACAGATTCAGAAAGCCTCGCAAATTGCGGGCTTTATTATTTCAACCCAGCAATACCGAAGACAACTAACCTTACTTTGAACAACCTGTAATCCTGCATTACCCGGCTTCTCTATCAACTTATTGACCGGGGTCAACCCAATTTGCGAAATTGTCAAAGGAAAATTTTCGATCCACGACTCAACGAACAGCAGCATCAGCCCGGGCAGTAACAATTACCTGAATACCTCCTTTCCCGGCAGCTCGTATCTTTTGAACTCTCTTAATAATATTTCCAATGCGCTTGAACCATGCCGGCAAAACCTCATATTCATTATTATACCACTGTTGAACACTTATGCTTGAATCGTAGCCTTTCGCAGTGTTGTCATATAAGGAGCGCCAGCTGCGTTTGCCATACAATACCTTTACTATATGCCCCGTTCTTTTGAACCATAAAGGCAGCACTTCATATTGATTGAGGTACCAGTCGGCAATAACCTGGTCACTTTTCGTATGGGTTAGCACAGCTGAATTTGAATGAAGGAAGCCTGCGCCATTGTTTGATGCTTCTTGGTGCTGTTGTAACCAATGCTGGCACGACAAATAATAATCCGCCAGATTTTGATATTCATACATTGCGGGATTACTCCTGTAATCTTCTGCAAGGAATGGTTCAGCCATCAGGTATGTGATGATGAGCTTTGCTTTATTTGCAGAATTCCTGGCATCTACCAACCTTTTTATAGTATCCAGGTATTTTTGCTGGCTGACCTGTGTATCGAATGTTTGCTGTACAAACTGAATGGTTTCAGCCCGCAGGAATTCCTTGTGTGATTCCTGCATGTTCAGCAGCTTCCGGATCTTTGCAGCATATACTTTCGGAAGTGCATCTGCAGGAATCAGTCCACTGAAATCATTGGTCAGGATCTCCCTGATTCCGCCGATATCCGGCGCTACAACGGGAACGCCAGAACAAAGCGCTTCCATGATCACCAGTGGCAATCCTTCGGATAGTGATGTCATCAACATTAAATCAAATCCAGCCACTACCTCATGCACTTTTTCCTGCCATCCGATGAAACTGATATTGCTGATCTGTAATGCATTTGCCTTTTCCTGTAATTCAGCCTTAAGCGGACCATCGCCCGCTACTACAAAATGAAGGGATGGAAAAGTAGCATTTAGCTCATCTGCAACTTCCAGCCATTTGTGCAGCCCTTTCTCAATACATAGCCTCCCGATAAAGCCAACAATTTTTGTTTCCGGTTTCAATTGAAGTTTTTCACGCAGCTTCACCGGGTTTGAATCACCAGAATATAATCTGGTATCGAGGCCGTTCAGTATCACCCGGATCTTGCGCCTGCTGATGCCATAATTTGCTACCATGTATTCCTGCAGGTCCCGGGTGATCACAATACGTTCATCAATGTAGGGATCGTAGGCGGCTGAAATATCAACCCAGTCTTCGTGGTTCGGATCGTAAGCGTGCAAAAGATCCACTGTGGCAATTGTGGCTTTTATTTCTTTTTTGAGCGAGGCTGCCAGTTGATAACCTGCATTTGAACTTCTGATGAAAAGAAGCGAAACATTGCGGGAGATTAGCAGGTATTCCAGGAATTTTACTCTCTGTTGTTGATTGTTCGTAATTGTTTCTACATGGTATATTTCATCTGTGAACTCCTCAAACTTAGGTTTCCAGGAATGATCCGAAACAATATCTGTTACCAGTATGATCCGGTATCCGTCCCGCTTCAATGCCGCCAGTACATCGATATCCACTTTTTCTGCGCCGCCGCGCGACATAAAGGGTACACAATACAGTACATTTTTTGATGAAGCAGCCGGATTGATCAGGGATGGAGTGTTCATTCGCTGGTTGGCTTGACTAACATACCAGGGGGCGCCAATATCAGAGTGGATCAGTTGCTTTAATGAATGAAATGTTTGTTGCCGGTGTAGTTGGTTGTGATGATCAGTTTCCAGTGGCCTTCTCAGTAACTCATTCAGGCGGGG
This portion of the Pseudobacter ginsenosidimutans genome encodes:
- a CDS encoding type II toxin-antitoxin system RelE/ParE family toxin, which translates into the protein MVVLWSQSAKNALRQAFEYIATDSPQAAQAVINEIVDATLILVQHPERHHLDKFKKNNDGSWRAFELHRYRISYKVTEKNIRIVRMRHTSRNPLDY
- a CDS encoding glycosyltransferase, giving the protein MTKSVSVIIPCYNYGNSIKKAVRSVVSQTHQELEIIVVNDGSTDTATLQALEELRTEDITILHQENKGPSAARNAGAAIAKGDYLMFLDHDDTIHPRTIELLSEALQYYNGYDYVYSSVYYYGQIPEYFVWKPQSFNAYDLIWANHPTLSSLIKRSAHNNVNGFSENLVYGMEDWEYWIKLSRHGHRGKMIDLPLYFYWQHGRTHTAIAAENSRFTFDTIIANNPEVYNPVYISEIKKQWRPIVTIIAYDDGLPAPMLASLQEQTIPDKQIILVSSDPGRSTEKITSCKEVITIINSSQQPLDECFNQAFLSARGEFVFLLHNAGFARSSSVEEAIWRKIFDKSSAWHYYIAHANKSHQAIVGLPDQIHQINGVLMETSLLRFSGGFAEGLSFHHSFQELLLRLEAGSLAGTFINSEVLKTTVAIESDPVAVFGKYPQLFGYSPRLNELLRRPLETDHHNQLHRQQTFHSLKQLIHSDIGAPWYVSQANQRMNTPSLINPAASSKNVLYCVPFMSRGGAEKVDIDVLAALKRDGYRIILVTDIVSDHSWKPKFEEFTDEIYHVETITNNQQQRVKFLEYLLISRNVSLLFIRSSNAGYQLAASLKKEIKATIATVDLLHAYDPNHEDWVDISAAYDPYIDERIVITRDLQEYMVANYGISRRKIRVILNGLDTRLYSGDSNPVKLREKLQLKPETKIVGFIGRLCIEKGLHKWLEVADELNATFPSLHFVVAGDGPLKAELQEKANALQISNISFIGWQEKVHEVVAGFDLMLMTSLSEGLPLVIMEALCSGVPVVAPDIGGIREILTNDFSGLIPADALPKVYAAKIRKLLNMQESHKEFLRAETIQFVQQTFDTQVSQQKYLDTIKRLVDARNSANKAKLIITYLMAEPFLAEDYRSNPAMYEYQNLADYYLSCQHWLQQHQEASNNGAGFLHSNSAVLTHTKSDQVIADWYLNQYEVLPLWFKRTGHIVKVLYGKRSWRSLYDNTAKGYDSSISVQQWYNNEYEVLPAWFKRIGNIIKRVQKIRAAGKGGIQVIVTARADAAVR
- a CDS encoding PQQ-dependent sugar dehydrogenase; its protein translation is MHKKIFHIICGIGLMAVACNNGESNAAATDKPDTSGIASNSTDSTGKPVETEKANTDYKPAFPGQTRIAGVKTKTPWEFKVITSGLSNPWGIAELPDGRFLVTEKAGTMRIVSKDGKVSDKINGAPAVNANGQGGLLGLTLDPAFSKNRMVYWVYSEKTADGNLTAVAKGKLSDDGASLQNPVVIYRATPAHNSSLHYGGRILFDKNGYLMVSTGERSDKETRPLAQSLQAGLGKIVRITTDGKPAPGNPFLKDKNARPEIWSYGHRNVQGLAWHPVTGDLWENEFGPRGGDELNRIEPGKNYGWPSITYGIEYAGPKISDGATQKEGLEQPVYYWDPVLSPSGMAFYSGDAIPEWKNNLFIGGLSSMHIARLVIENNKVVGEERLLSGEKERFRDVFNASDGALYAVTDGGKMYRIGKKN